CCTGTACGCATTCATGCCTGGGGCGGACCGTCGTAATGGAGCGTTGATCGACAGACAGTCTTATGTCCAGGCAGGACCCAATGCAGCCTTTGGCATCTTTCAACCGTACACCTATCTCTTGGGGTACGCGTATGGTTCCGGTGTAAACGCATTCGATTTAGACAGGCAGGGCTACATCAATGAAGCCTGGGTGGCAGCAGCCCGTTTGGATTACGCTGTCGCAGCCAACCTCAATGTCTTTGGATCTTTTTTATGGGCCGAGCGTAGTTCTCATGGGCACGGGTTCGGGTACATACGACCGGCTCAAAAGTTCACAGTGACGAGGATAGTCAATGCCGCTGGAAATGGAACTGACCAGGTCGCGTGGAGCCCTTATGTCAACTACCGAGACAATGCGAATGCGCCCACCATTCCAGACAACGCACTTGGCTGGGAGGTTACCGCGGGTTTGGATTGGAAGTTGCTTGAAAATCTCCAGCTTACTATTCTCGGTGCTTTCTGGCAGCCGGGGAAATGGTTTAATTATGCCTGCATAGACCGAAGTGTGCAAAACTGGGACACTCCGACCGCCGCGAATCGATGGGGTACAAATCCGGACAGAACAATAGATCCTGTTGTCGGGGTGCAAGTTGAAGTGAACTCACACTTTTGAGAAACACTAATACGGATGTGCGTTCAAAGAAGTAATCCCGCCACCGGCGGGACCGGCCAAAAACAGATCTCTCAATATTCCTTATATAAAAGCATATTGGTTATAAGGAACGTTGGCCGTGAAAGGAGGTACAGGAATACACAATGGACTGCTTCGATCTACTCCGCAATGTCTTTCGGAATCTTATTCAAGAGAACTCCTGGCAAGACAAAACCGTAAGTGTGAGGGTGAAGACGCTCACACCCGAAGAGGCTATCGGCAATCCCGAACACCACGATTATCCGTTAATCAAAGGAAAAGAACGGATGATGGAGGCTGAGTTTCTTGGGAGCAGAGGTCAAGCATTTACTGACATGTACGGAAGCTTTTCCGGCACCTTGGCTGAAGTTGATACCATGGAATTGGACAACAATTATCGCAGGGCCATTTTCCTGTCAACATTGAATGCGATCACCCGGCACCTCGGAATTGTTGCAAAGAGCGTTCATTGCAGAGACGACCAGCCGCCTCAATGTGCCACAGCGCTTGCATCCTACATAGAACGGAACTTCGGGAATCCTCGAGTAGCTTTAGTGGGTCTCCAACCGAGAATGGCCGAGGCACTCGCCCGGAAATTTCAACTGCGGGTGACCGACATGGATCCGAACAACGTGGGCAATACCAAATATGGAATTCGGATAGAAGGCCCTGAGCAAACAGCGAACAACATGGCTTGGTGCGACGTTGTACTTGTGACCGGTACTGTTATGACGAATGACTCTTTTCGTCAATTTGCGGTGGAGAAACCGACTATCTTTTACGGAGTAACCATAGC
The sequence above is a segment of the Desulfomonile tiedjei DSM 6799 genome. Coding sequences within it:
- a CDS encoding Rossmann-like domain-containing protein; translation: MDCFDLLRNVFRNLIQENSWQDKTVSVRVKTLTPEEAIGNPEHHDYPLIKGKERMMEAEFLGSRGQAFTDMYGSFSGTLAEVDTMELDNNYRRAIFLSTLNAITRHLGIVAKSVHCRDDQPPQCATALASYIERNFGNPRVALVGLQPRMAEALARKFQLRVTDMDPNNVGNTKYGIRIEGPEQTANNMAWCDVVLVTGTVMTNDSFRQFAVEKPTIFYGVTIAAAAHFLKLTRFCPCGT